In Sulfurihydrogenibium subterraneum DSM 15120, a single window of DNA contains:
- a CDS encoding c-type cytochrome, with protein MKKIKLMSLTVISAALIVGCSKKEEAPQTQSQQPAQVQQTQQQPEQQPAQQQAQQQEKTQEQKTAEQQPVNQQKAQESKPQEKTEAKKEAKKEEKKEETKVAKVDGESIFKSKGCTACHQAAADTVGPALKKIASAYSGKKEDLIKFFSGEGKAIVDPAKEAVMKPQIEITKKLSKEEKEALAEFILKH; from the coding sequence GTGAAAAAGATAAAATTAATGTCCTTAACAGTTATATCTGCAGCTTTGATAGTAGGTTGCTCTAAGAAAGAAGAAGCACCTCAAACACAGTCTCAACAGCCAGCCCAAGTCCAACAAACACAACAGCAACCAGAACAGCAGCCAGCTCAGCAACAAGCTCAGCAGCAGGAAAAAACTCAAGAACAAAAAACAGCAGAACAACAACCTGTAAACCAACAAAAAGCTCAAGAGTCTAAACCTCAAGAAAAAACAGAAGCTAAAAAAGAAGCTAAAAAAGAGGAGAAAAAAGAAGAAACAAAAGTTGCTAAAGTAGATGGAGAATCTATTTTTAAATCAAAAGGTTGTACTGCTTGCCATCAAGCTGCAGCTGATACAGTAGGACCAGCTTTAAAGAAAATCGCTTCTGCATACTCTGGAAAAAAAGAAGACTTAATTAAATTCTTCAGTGGCGAAGGAAAGGCAATAGTTGACCCTGCAAAAGAAGCTGTAATGAAACCACAAATAGAGATAACTAAAAAATTATCAAAAGAAGAAAAAGAAGCTTTGGCAGAATTTATTTTAAAACATTAA
- the dapB gene encoding 4-hydroxy-tetrahydrodipicolinate reductase — protein sequence MLKLGISGVMGRMGRTIASLASSDPDILITVGIESPDCAHLHNTVGEIINKKDLSAPITSDLSQVIDQIDVLIDFAANQEAVLGHLRVLAADKKAAVIGTTGFLDYQLQEIKEISKEIPVVLAPNMSIGVNLLFKLVEKAARVLKDKGFDIEVVEMHHRYKKDAPSGTAMKIVDILKKETGIEKVVYGREGTTGERSSKEIGVFALRGGDVVGDHTVIFAAAGERIELTHKASSREIFAKGAIEAAKWVKDKPAGLYDMSDVLGLNE from the coding sequence ATGCTTAAACTTGGTATATCTGGTGTAATGGGTAGAATGGGAAGAACTATTGCAAGCCTTGCATCTAGCGACCCAGATATATTAATCACAGTTGGTATTGAAAGTCCAGACTGTGCCCATTTACATAACACTGTTGGAGAAATAATAAATAAAAAAGATTTATCAGCTCCAATTACTTCCGATTTATCCCAAGTCATAGACCAAATTGACGTACTTATAGATTTTGCTGCCAATCAAGAAGCAGTTCTTGGGCATTTAAGAGTACTTGCAGCAGATAAAAAAGCTGCAGTAATAGGAACAACAGGATTTTTAGATTATCAACTTCAAGAAATAAAAGAAATTTCAAAAGAAATTCCTGTTGTTTTAGCTCCAAATATGAGTATAGGTGTAAATCTTCTGTTTAAACTTGTAGAAAAGGCTGCAAGAGTTTTAAAGGATAAAGGTTTTGATATAGAAGTAGTTGAGATGCATCACAGATATAAAAAAGATGCACCATCTGGAACAGCGATGAAAATCGTTGATATACTTAAAAAAGAAACTGGTATAGAAAAAGTTGTATACGGTAGAGAAGGGACAACTGGAGAAAGAAGTAGTAAAGAAATAGGTGTTTTTGCACTAAGAGGTGGAGATGTAGTAGGAGACCATACGGTTATATTTGCAGCTGCTGGAGAAAGAATAGAGCTTACTCATAAAGCAAGCTCAAGAGAGATATTTGCAAAAGGTGCAATAGAAGCTGCAAAGTGGGTTAAAGATAAGCCTGCAGGACTTTACGATATGAGCGATGTCCTTGGTTTAAATGAGTAA
- a CDS encoding AtpZ/AtpI family protein, with amino-acid sequence MSKNINKTFSFLSIGLHLVSGVIVGVGVGYLLDKYFDTSPYLTIIFFFLGLAAGFRNMYIDAKKYIQSEEKNN; translated from the coding sequence ATGAGTAAAAATATAAATAAAACTTTTTCTTTTTTATCTATAGGATTACATCTTGTTTCTGGAGTAATAGTTGGAGTGGGGGTGGGTTATTTACTTGACAAATACTTTGATACATCTCCTTATTTAACTATAATTTTTTTCTTTTTAGGTTTGGCAGCAGGTTTTAGAAATATGTATATAGATGCTAAAAAGTATATTCAATCTGAAGAGAAGAATAATTAA
- a CDS encoding DUF2267 domain-containing protein → MNFEKYVEKGNLFLKDLAQELGNPDDKEKAGRVLRTVLHVLRRRLTLEESFDLISQLPMCIKAVYIDGWKPSPMPDKTIKTVEDFIHEVLEEDRRAAGKDFGNEDHAKQVIKAVFRVIKRHVSDGEIQDVKGDLPKSLKALWED, encoded by the coding sequence ATGAACTTTGAAAAGTATGTAGAAAAGGGAAATCTTTTTCTTAAAGACCTTGCTCAGGAGTTAGGAAATCCTGATGACAAAGAGAAAGCAGGGAGAGTTTTAAGAACAGTTTTACACGTTTTAAGAAGAAGATTGACATTAGAAGAATCTTTTGATTTAATCTCTCAACTTCCTATGTGTATTAAAGCTGTTTATATTGATGGATGGAAACCTTCTCCTATGCCAGACAAAACCATCAAAACAGTGGAAGACTTTATCCACGAAGTTTTAGAAGAAGATAGAAGAGCTGCAGGTAAAGACTTTGGAAACGAAGACCATGCAAAACAAGTGATAAAAGCCGTATTCAGAGTTATTAAAAGACACGTATCAGACGGAGAGATACAAGACGTTAAAGGAGATTTACCAAAGAGCTTAAAAGCTCTCTGGGAAGATTAA
- a CDS encoding Mrp/NBP35 family ATP-binding protein, with translation MALQGVIDTLKKITLEEIGVSFSIADLMKDLKIDGNNVYIKVFSPSEKYHSFLKEKIEKALKSIGAEKVEVEFSSEPPSQRQTQPPPPPPQANPFETRRRIPNVKKVIAVASGKGGVGKSTVAVNLASALKKLGYNVGYLDADMYGPSGPTMFGAKDKKVMARQTPEGDKIIAPEAHGVKVMSIGFLLPSEDTPVIWRGPVLFKALTQFLFDIDWGEEPLDFLVIDLPPGTGDVQITLGQTAEIDGAVIVTTPQDVALIDVKKGIQMFNEVQIPILGVVENMSYFVCPDSGKVYEIFGKSKTEEVAKNYGVELLGRIPIEPKVAEFSDLGIPIVFAKEDSQSAKEFINIAEKIIRKLSLT, from the coding sequence ATGGCATTACAAGGAGTAATTGACACATTAAAAAAAATCACTCTTGAAGAAATAGGAGTAAGCTTTTCTATCGCTGATTTAATGAAAGATTTAAAGATAGACGGAAACAATGTTTATATTAAAGTTTTCTCTCCAAGCGAAAAGTATCATAGCTTTTTAAAAGAAAAAATAGAAAAAGCTTTAAAATCTATCGGAGCTGAAAAAGTAGAAGTTGAATTTTCAAGTGAACCCCCATCCCAAAGACAAACACAGCCACCACCTCCTCCACCACAGGCTAACCCTTTTGAAACCAGAAGAAGAATCCCTAATGTAAAAAAAGTTATAGCTGTAGCTTCAGGAAAAGGTGGGGTAGGTAAGTCAACAGTAGCCGTCAATCTTGCATCTGCATTAAAAAAGTTAGGATATAACGTAGGATACTTAGATGCGGATATGTATGGTCCAAGTGGTCCAACTATGTTTGGAGCAAAAGATAAAAAGGTAATGGCAAGACAAACACCAGAGGGAGATAAAATTATAGCTCCAGAAGCTCACGGTGTAAAAGTAATGTCAATAGGATTTTTATTACCATCTGAAGACACACCTGTTATATGGAGAGGTCCTGTTTTATTCAAGGCTCTTACTCAGTTCTTATTTGATATAGATTGGGGAGAAGAACCTTTAGACTTTTTAGTTATAGATTTACCACCGGGAACTGGGGACGTACAGATTACTCTTGGTCAAACGGCAGAGATAGATGGAGCTGTTATAGTAACAACACCTCAAGATGTTGCTCTTATAGACGTTAAAAAGGGAATACAGATGTTTAACGAAGTCCAAATTCCAATTCTTGGAGTAGTTGAAAATATGAGTTATTTTGTATGCCCAGATAGTGGAAAAGTTTATGAGATATTTGGTAAAAGTAAAACAGAAGAAGTTGCTAAAAATTACGGTGTAGAACTTTTAGGAAGAATACCAATAGAGCCAAAGGTTGCAGAGTTTTCAGACCTTGGAATACCTATAGTATTTGCAAAGGAAGATTCTCAATCTGCAAAAGAGTTTATAAACATAGCAGAAAAAATTATTAGAAAACTAAGTTTAACGTAA
- a CDS encoding cysteine desulfurase family protein — protein MRRIYVDHLATTPVCDEAIEAMMPYFKEKFGNPTSLHEMGIEAKKAINRAREQVAQLLNVSNPDDIVFTSGAIEANNLAIKGFAKAPGRRGKHIVVSAIEHHSILHSCKTLEKEGFEITEVQPDEYGIIDPQKLADAVREDTILVSVGFANREIGTIQDMPALVAAVKEKNPRVVFHSDIAAAVGHMPVDVEGWGLDMASFTGHYFYAPKGVGGLYVKKGIRLKPLIEGGIQEGGRRAGTENVPGIVGMGAAAELAIKEMDDRVNRLRYLRDKLKKGIEERIPHIRFTGHPEKRLPNHLSLIVMYIEGEAMLLMLNIKKTYTASGSACVSYALKQSHVLAAIGVEKEASNGSIVFSLGRDNTEEDIDYIIEEYPKVIARLREISPFNPENWEDFTKKASKFK, from the coding sequence ATGAGAAGAATATATGTAGACCATTTGGCTACAACACCTGTTTGTGATGAAGCCATAGAAGCTATGATGCCTTACTTTAAAGAAAAGTTTGGTAATCCTACATCTTTACACGAGATGGGAATAGAGGCTAAAAAGGCAATAAATAGAGCCAGAGAACAGGTGGCACAGCTTTTAAATGTTAGTAATCCTGATGACATAGTTTTTACATCTGGAGCAATAGAAGCGAATAATCTTGCAATAAAAGGATTTGCAAAAGCTCCAGGAAGAAGAGGAAAACACATAGTAGTATCCGCTATCGAGCACCACTCAATCTTACACTCCTGTAAGACTTTAGAAAAAGAAGGGTTTGAAATAACAGAAGTCCAGCCAGATGAGTATGGAATAATAGACCCTCAAAAGTTAGCTGATGCTGTTAGAGAAGATACAATACTCGTATCTGTAGGATTTGCAAACAGAGAAATAGGAACAATTCAAGATATGCCAGCTTTAGTAGCTGCTGTTAAAGAAAAGAACCCAAGAGTAGTTTTCCACTCTGATATAGCTGCGGCAGTTGGACATATGCCAGTTGACGTAGAAGGCTGGGGACTTGATATGGCTTCATTTACAGGACATTACTTCTACGCACCAAAAGGAGTAGGAGGACTATATGTTAAAAAAGGTATAAGGTTAAAACCACTTATAGAAGGTGGAATACAGGAAGGTGGTAGAAGAGCTGGGACAGAAAATGTACCGGGTATAGTTGGTATGGGAGCTGCGGCAGAGCTTGCTATCAAAGAGATGGACGATAGAGTAAATAGATTAAGGTATTTAAGAGATAAACTCAAAAAAGGAATTGAGGAAAGAATACCTCACATACGATTTACAGGACATCCAGAAAAAAGACTTCCAAACCATCTATCTTTAATCGTTATGTACATAGAAGGAGAAGCTATGCTTCTTATGTTAAACATCAAAAAAACATATACAGCTTCTGGTTCAGCTTGTGTTTCTTACGCACTAAAACAATCTCACGTTTTAGCTGCTATCGGAGTAGAAAAAGAAGCTTCTAACGGGTCTATAGTCTTCTCTCTTGGTAGAGATAACACAGAAGAAGATATAGATTACATCATTGAAGAGTATCCAAAAGTTATTGCAAGACTGAGAGAAATATCTCCATTCAACCCTGAAAACTGGGAAGACTTTACAAAGAAAGCTTCAAAATTCAAGTAA
- a CDS encoding iron-sulfur cluster assembly scaffold protein encodes MFEYTEKVMDHFMNPRNLGEIPNPDGYGQCGNPSCGDAMLFTIKVDKDTDIITDVKFKTFGCGSAIAVSSVLTEMVKGKPIDYALNLTYKEIFEELGGLPPQKIHCTNLGLETLHVAIKDYLLKQGRVEEASKIPDCIEEDHEEETPVSLEHIG; translated from the coding sequence ATGTTTGAATATACAGAAAAAGTTATGGATCACTTTATGAACCCAAGAAACTTGGGAGAAATACCAAATCCAGATGGATATGGTCAGTGTGGAAACCCATCTTGTGGTGATGCTATGTTGTTTACTATAAAAGTAGATAAAGACACAGACATAATCACAGACGTTAAGTTTAAAACTTTTGGTTGTGGTTCTGCTATAGCTGTTTCTTCAGTTTTAACAGAGATGGTTAAAGGAAAACCTATAGACTATGCGTTAAACTTGACTTACAAAGAAATATTTGAAGAGCTTGGTGGATTACCACCACAAAAAATACACTGTACAAATCTTGGACTTGAAACTCTCCACGTTGCTATAAAAGACTATCTCCTAAAACAAGGTAGAGTAGAAGAAGCAAGCAAAATACCAGACTGTATAGAAGAAGACCACGAAGAAGAAACTCCAGTATCTTTAGAACATATAGGATAA
- a CDS encoding tRNA 2-thiouridine(34) synthase MnmA — protein MKRKAVALYSGGLDSTLAIKLIQNQGIDVLAVHFYTGFCITETKRRRGEKKEDGTHYMNPALKYAAKYGFPLEIVDISNGYMDVILNPKYGYGANINPCIDCRIYMFKKAKQIMEEIGADFIISGEVLGQRPKSQKSLPLKIIERDSGLEGLILRPLSAKRLPPTIPELKGWVDREKLEGIVGRSRKRQLELAKELGIDEFESPAGGCCYLTDENYAYKYKETMAVEGKIAQEDLVLFTVGRHFRLDSGTKVIVSRNEGENNFLSGFSKRYHYFEPIGKGPVAIAKPLHDNNLDEDDKQIIANIIARYSKTVDGKIDVKYNNEEILTGIPFDDETLNQWRISLWKSNQT, from the coding sequence ATGAAAAGAAAAGCAGTAGCATTATACTCTGGTGGGCTTGATAGTACTCTTGCTATCAAGCTCATTCAAAATCAAGGAATAGACGTATTAGCTGTACACTTTTACACAGGTTTTTGCATAACAGAAACAAAAAGAAGAAGGGGGGAAAAGAAAGAAGACGGCACCCACTACATGAATCCTGCATTAAAGTACGCTGCCAAGTATGGTTTCCCTCTTGAGATAGTAGACATTTCCAATGGATATATGGATGTTATTCTAAATCCAAAATACGGATACGGGGCAAACATAAACCCTTGTATAGACTGTAGAATATACATGTTTAAAAAAGCTAAACAGATAATGGAAGAAATCGGAGCTGACTTTATCATATCTGGAGAAGTTTTAGGACAAAGACCTAAAAGCCAAAAATCCTTACCGCTGAAAATAATAGAAAGGGACTCAGGTTTAGAAGGGTTGATACTAAGACCATTATCAGCAAAAAGATTACCTCCAACTATTCCAGAGTTAAAAGGTTGGGTAGATAGGGAAAAATTAGAAGGTATAGTAGGAAGAAGTAGAAAGAGACAGTTAGAACTTGCAAAAGAATTAGGTATAGATGAGTTTGAATCTCCTGCAGGTGGTTGCTGTTATCTAACAGATGAAAATTACGCCTACAAATACAAAGAAACTATGGCAGTTGAAGGAAAGATAGCTCAAGAAGATTTAGTATTATTTACAGTAGGAAGACACTTTAGATTAGATTCTGGAACAAAAGTTATAGTTTCAAGAAATGAAGGAGAAAATAACTTCTTATCAGGTTTTTCAAAGAGATATCACTACTTTGAACCGATTGGAAAAGGTCCAGTGGCAATAGCAAAACCTCTACATGATAATAACTTAGACGAAGACGATAAACAGATAATAGCAAACATAATAGCCAGATACTCAAAAACTGTTGATGGAAAAATAGATGTTAAGTATAATAATGAAGAGATTTTAACTGGAATACCTTTTGACGATGAAACTTTAAACCAGTGGAGGATAAGTTTATGGAAATCAAACCAGACATAG
- a CDS encoding sulfurtransferase TusA family protein — protein MEIKPDIVHDATGTYCPIPITELAKVMKKAEKGQIVELLADDEGAIQDVPAWCQTTGNEYLGYKEEDGVYHFYVRKV, from the coding sequence ATGGAAATCAAACCAGACATAGTACATGACGCAACTGGAACTTACTGTCCAATTCCAATAACGGAACTTGCAAAAGTTATGAAAAAAGCAGAAAAAGGGCAGATAGTTGAGCTTTTAGCAGACGATGAAGGTGCTATCCAAGATGTGCCTGCTTGGTGTCAAACAACAGGCAATGAGTACTTAGGCTATAAAGAAGAAGATGGAGTATATCACTTTTACGTTAGAAAGGTTTAG
- a CDS encoding NifU family protein, which translates to MVIEDKEQEVKEVLEKIRPALKADAGNIDLVKVENDEVFLKLYGTCQTCPVADMTMKDLVVYTIKESLPWVKAVNIGEEKYQII; encoded by the coding sequence ATGGTTATTGAAGACAAAGAACAAGAAGTAAAAGAAGTTTTAGAAAAAATTAGACCAGCTCTTAAGGCAGATGCAGGAAATATAGATTTAGTTAAAGTTGAAAATGATGAAGTATTTTTAAAGCTCTATGGAACTTGTCAAACCTGTCCTGTAGCTGATATGACTATGAAAGATCTTGTTGTTTACACTATAAAAGAATCTTTACCCTGGGTTAAAGCTGTAAACATAGGAGAAGAAAAGTATCAGATTATATGA
- the aroE gene encoding shikimate dehydrogenase translates to MILDGQTKVYGIFGYPVKHSKSPTFQTAAFLYLGINAVYVPFEVNPDDLEKAVESLKVLKIAGVNITIPHKENVINYVNELSEEVKVIKAANTIKNVDGYLIAYNTDWIGFIEGLKELEPNLEGKKVLVIGAGGSSRAIIYGLLKENVDKIYLANRTLQRAEKLIQEYKEYFRIVDKIITPISLQDIETFLSDVDIIVNTTSVGLNNEDFPLFDYNILKESQTVVDIIYKETKLLKAAKEKGCKYQNGFPMLIYQGAKSFEIWTGQKAPVEVMKKSLGL, encoded by the coding sequence ATGATTTTAGACGGACAGACAAAAGTTTACGGTATATTTGGCTATCCTGTTAAACATTCAAAATCCCCAACCTTTCAAACAGCTGCCTTTTTATATCTTGGTATAAATGCAGTTTACGTACCTTTTGAAGTAAATCCAGATGATTTAGAAAAAGCTGTAGAATCTTTAAAAGTGTTAAAAATAGCTGGTGTAAACATCACAATTCCTCATAAAGAAAATGTAATTAATTATGTCAATGAACTTTCAGAAGAAGTAAAAGTTATAAAAGCTGCAAACACAATAAAAAATGTAGATGGATACTTGATTGCATACAACACTGATTGGATTGGCTTTATAGAAGGATTAAAAGAGTTAGAGCCAAATTTAGAAGGTAAGAAGGTTTTAGTTATAGGTGCGGGAGGCTCTTCCAGAGCTATTATTTATGGTTTGCTAAAAGAAAATGTAGATAAAATTTATCTTGCAAATAGGACGTTACAAAGGGCAGAAAAACTTATACAAGAGTATAAAGAGTATTTTAGGATAGTAGATAAAATAATAACTCCTATCTCTTTACAAGATATAGAAACATTTTTAAGCGATGTAGATATAATAGTCAACACAACTTCTGTAGGTTTAAACAATGAAGATTTTCCACTTTTTGATTATAACATATTAAAAGAGTCTCAGACTGTTGTAGATATTATCTATAAAGAAACAAAACTTTTAAAAGCTGCAAAAGAAAAAGGTTGCAAATACCAAAATGGTTTTCCAATGCTTATATATCAAGGTGCAAAATCCTTTGAAATCTGGACTGGTCAAAAAGCCCCCGTAGAAGTAATGAAAAAATCTTTAGGCTTGTGA